The Flavobacterium marginilacus genome window below encodes:
- the sppA gene encoding signal peptide peptidase SppA, producing the protein MRFLGNVMATIIGIFVFFMLFFFGILLIGALFGGEAEGVEVKSNSVIELNLEDISNDYAGKYKDPWMDVFSEKKKIGLSDIINAIGAAKTDSDIKGISILNQNSSLGLAQSKELREALNDFKKSGKFVMAYANDYSQRDYYLNSVANTVYLNPAGDLDFKGLSTEIMFFKDLQEKTGVKMEVIRHGKYKSAVEPFLENKMSDANREQTTALLNSVWSSVLDDISASRHISTARLNEIATGLLARTPEMAKANKLIDIVAYEDVYHQAIKNILKVSADEDYNKVSITDYAQKTATTSILSDTDNQIAVIYAQGEIQGGEGDVDVIGEGSMRRSFQEARKNKDIKAVVLRVDSPGGSALTSDLIWREIELTKKVKPVVVSMGNYAASGGYYISCNANTIFAEKNTITGSIGVFGVLPNFSQLSNKIGINTEQVTTNENSNYSPFVPLNEKYKKVTLEGIERVYKTFVTHVAEGRKMTFAQVDSIAQGRVWTGIEAKRIGLVDKIGNLNDAIKEAASLAKIKDYSTQNFPEYEKDFADVFANIPFAKSKEALIKEEIGEENYFLLQQVKKVQLQKGIQARMPFEINIQ; encoded by the coding sequence ATGAGATTTTTAGGAAATGTAATGGCTACCATCATTGGTATTTTTGTTTTTTTCATGCTTTTTTTCTTTGGCATACTACTCATTGGCGCTCTTTTTGGAGGCGAAGCTGAAGGAGTTGAAGTCAAAAGCAATTCGGTTATCGAATTAAACTTAGAAGATATATCCAATGATTATGCGGGCAAATACAAAGACCCATGGATGGATGTCTTTTCAGAAAAGAAAAAAATCGGTCTTAGTGATATTATCAATGCCATTGGTGCAGCAAAAACAGACAGCGACATCAAAGGAATATCGATTTTAAATCAAAATTCTTCTTTAGGATTAGCGCAAAGCAAAGAATTGAGAGAAGCGCTTAATGACTTCAAAAAATCCGGAAAATTTGTTATGGCCTATGCCAATGATTATTCACAAAGAGATTACTATCTGAACTCTGTTGCCAATACAGTTTATTTAAATCCGGCCGGCGATCTTGATTTCAAAGGATTATCTACCGAAATAATGTTCTTCAAAGATTTACAGGAAAAAACAGGAGTAAAAATGGAAGTTATCCGTCACGGAAAATACAAAAGTGCCGTCGAACCTTTCCTTGAAAATAAAATGAGTGATGCCAATAGAGAACAGACTACTGCTTTGCTAAATTCTGTATGGAGTTCAGTTCTCGATGATATTTCAGCAAGCCGTCATATTTCAACGGCTAGGTTAAACGAAATTGCTACCGGCTTATTAGCAAGAACTCCGGAAATGGCCAAAGCCAATAAACTTATCGATATTGTTGCGTACGAAGATGTATATCATCAGGCTATCAAAAACATTTTAAAAGTGTCAGCTGATGAAGATTATAACAAAGTTTCCATTACTGATTATGCTCAAAAAACAGCAACTACATCAATCCTTTCAGATACAGATAATCAAATAGCTGTTATCTACGCTCAGGGCGAAATTCAAGGCGGTGAAGGTGATGTTGACGTAATTGGCGAGGGTTCTATGCGTCGTTCCTTTCAGGAAGCCAGAAAAAACAAGGACATCAAAGCGGTTGTGCTTCGTGTGGACAGCCCAGGAGGAAGTGCTCTGACATCGGATTTAATCTGGAGAGAAATCGAATTGACCAAAAAAGTAAAACCCGTTGTGGTTTCTATGGGTAATTATGCTGCCTCTGGCGGATATTATATTTCATGCAATGCCAATACTATTTTTGCCGAAAAAAATACTATTACAGGTTCTATCGGAGTTTTTGGAGTTTTACCAAATTTCAGCCAATTGTCAAACAAGATTGGAATTAATACGGAACAGGTAACAACAAATGAAAATTCTAATTATAGTCCGTTTGTTCCTTTAAACGAGAAATACAAAAAAGTAACTTTAGAAGGAATCGAGCGCGTATACAAAACATTTGTAACCCATGTTGCCGAAGGCAGAAAAATGACTTTTGCCCAAGTAGATTCTATTGCACAAGGCCGTGTCTGGACTGGTATTGAAGCGAAAAGAATTGGTTTAGTTGATAAAATCGGGAATTTAAATGACGCTATAAAAGAAGCTGCTTCATTGGCCAAGATAAAAGACTATTCAACTCAGAATTTTCCTGAATACGAAAAAGATTTTGCCGATGTATTTGCAAACATTCCTTTTGCCAAATCAAAAGAAGCTTTAATTAAAGAAGAAATAGGCGAAGAAAATTATTTCCTTTTGCAGCAGGTTAAAAAAGTACAGCTTCAAAAAGGGATCCAGGCCAGAATGCCTTTTGAGATAAACATTCAATAG
- a CDS encoding TonB-dependent receptor domain-containing protein, with protein sequence MKSTVLALLLLSTTIIFAQEAKTNGENSPKVEKDSIKEKVNALNEVTVTAQKKYIKVDSDKTTISVKDNGMLNSGSSLEAVKKLPGVITSPTGGISLNGKAVTIYIDGAPSTLSGNDLQNYLNTLPANAIEKVELIYNPGASFDANSSGSVINIVTSSKRMKGVNASFNINYNFNKYQKPSPQILLNGKEKELSWQTMLGYNYIDSEQKTSNLQEFTAFNPMQYLKQENFTVNTNRNLYFRLGTNYKLTEKSNLLFNYNGNYANDRSVYDATTMGDGIDYFNQGTTKNKNNNHEISLQYKTKLDTLGRTLDITAFSNLFDKKPITESNAIDHISNADSFANSGLNFDLKNYYLKYDFAIPFKKMDFSINTGGKFNVLEVNDLGNYYTNSAANRIDFDYSENNLAFYAEARKKIKKFNFTAGLRFEDYHVERITNTLTEPIKFKNTNLFPNASAIYEVNDNVNISASYSKKINQPNYNNLDPNNGNAFDQYNTSQGNLFLDPTYLNNYEFKITAMQFIQLGMNYTASKDNNLFVFSADADAAKPVSNQTYQQFDHFNTFSAYANFPIPLDYIFKGKEEFKKRMGNIDEMNYIFVNFNYIKSDIKGYDFPYTNKAIFNYAFQSQIMLPWKIKNSMMYFYLPPGNWQIYKITKPIQQFDISFNRDFMDKNLKIGLHCFDVFNQNEVNALIAGENLNTSFRQKQDSRTFRISLTYNFGNLKMQNENTNIETEKVKSGGGMMK encoded by the coding sequence ATGAAATCAACAGTATTAGCCTTATTGCTGCTTAGCACAACTATTATATTTGCGCAGGAAGCCAAGACAAATGGAGAAAATTCTCCAAAAGTCGAAAAAGATTCCATCAAGGAAAAAGTCAATGCTCTTAACGAAGTGACTGTAACTGCCCAAAAAAAATACATCAAGGTAGATTCGGACAAAACGACAATCAGCGTGAAAGATAACGGCATGCTCAACAGCGGGAGCAGTCTTGAAGCCGTAAAGAAATTACCTGGCGTAATTACTTCACCAACCGGCGGAATTTCTCTAAACGGAAAAGCGGTTACTATTTATATCGACGGCGCACCAAGCACATTATCTGGTAATGATTTACAAAATTACCTAAACACACTGCCAGCCAACGCTATCGAAAAAGTAGAATTAATCTACAATCCAGGCGCTTCATTTGATGCTAATTCCAGCGGATCGGTAATTAATATCGTTACAAGTTCCAAAAGAATGAAAGGTGTTAATGCCAGTTTTAACATCAATTATAATTTTAATAAATACCAAAAACCAAGCCCGCAGATTCTTTTAAACGGAAAAGAAAAAGAATTGAGCTGGCAGACAATGCTGGGCTATAATTACATTGACAGCGAACAGAAAACCAGCAACTTACAGGAGTTTACCGCTTTTAATCCAATGCAGTATCTAAAACAGGAAAACTTTACCGTAAACACAAACAGAAACTTGTATTTTAGATTAGGCACCAATTACAAACTGACTGAAAAATCGAATTTATTATTCAATTACAACGGAAATTATGCCAATGACAGATCCGTTTATGATGCAACAACAATGGGCGATGGCATTGATTATTTCAATCAGGGAACGACAAAAAACAAAAACAATAATCACGAAATCAGTCTGCAGTACAAGACCAAACTTGACACTTTAGGAAGAACGCTTGATATTACCGCTTTCAGCAATTTATTTGACAAAAAACCAATTACAGAATCGAATGCGATTGATCATATTTCCAATGCAGATTCATTTGCCAACAGCGGTCTTAATTTTGATTTAAAAAATTATTACCTGAAATATGATTTTGCAATTCCATTCAAAAAAATGGATTTTTCAATCAATACTGGCGGTAAATTCAATGTGCTGGAAGTAAATGACCTTGGGAATTATTACACCAATTCAGCAGCAAATAGGATTGATTTCGATTACTCGGAAAACAATCTGGCGTTCTATGCCGAAGCCCGAAAAAAGATAAAAAAATTCAATTTTACCGCTGGACTGCGTTTTGAAGATTACCATGTAGAACGAATCACAAATACTCTGACGGAACCGATAAAATTCAAAAATACCAATCTGTTTCCAAATGCAAGTGCTATTTATGAAGTAAATGACAATGTAAATATTTCGGCTTCGTATTCTAAAAAAATCAATCAGCCGAATTACAATAATCTGGATCCAAACAACGGGAATGCTTTTGATCAATACAACACTTCGCAAGGAAACCTTTTCCTTGATCCAACGTATTTGAACAACTATGAGTTCAAAATTACAGCGATGCAGTTTATACAGCTGGGAATGAATTACACTGCTTCCAAAGACAACAACCTATTTGTTTTCAGTGCCGATGCCGATGCAGCTAAACCTGTGAGCAACCAAACGTATCAGCAGTTTGATCATTTTAATACCTTTAGTGCTTATGCCAATTTCCCGATTCCGTTAGATTATATTTTCAAAGGAAAAGAAGAATTTAAAAAACGAATGGGTAACATCGATGAGATGAATTACATTTTTGTGAACTTTAACTATATCAAATCGGATATTAAAGGCTATGACTTCCCTTATACCAATAAAGCTATTTTTAATTATGCATTCCAGTCGCAGATTATGCTTCCTTGGAAAATAAAGAACTCAATGATGTATTTCTACCTTCCTCCGGGAAATTGGCAGATTTACAAAATAACCAAACCTATTCAGCAGTTTGACATTTCATTCAACAGGGATTTCATGGATAAGAATTTAAAAATAGGCCTGCATTGTTTTGATGTTTTCAATCAAAATGAAGTAAATGCATTGATTGCCGGCGAAAATTTGAATACCTCCTTTAGACAAAAACAAGATTCCAGAACATTCCGTATATCATTGACTTACAATTTCGGAAATCTGAAAATGCAGAATGAAAACACCAATATTGAAACCGAAAAAGTAAAAAGCGGCGGGGGCATGATGAAGTAA
- a CDS encoding type II toxin-antitoxin system VapC family toxin gives MNLLLDTHTLLWYFEADEKLSEKAKTAIENPKNKIFISIAVIWELSIKVSINKINFEDGFVNFLKTINKNGIEILPISIESLIVLSSLEFIHRDPFDRIMIAQFIFGKLTFITKDEFMPKYDIKTIW, from the coding sequence ATGAATTTGCTGCTTGACACGCATACACTGCTTTGGTATTTTGAAGCAGATGAAAAATTATCAGAGAAAGCAAAAACAGCAATTGAAAATCCTAAGAATAAAATATTCATCAGCATTGCTGTCATTTGGGAATTATCAATAAAAGTCAGTATCAATAAAATTAATTTTGAAGACGGCTTTGTAAATTTTCTAAAAACAATAAACAAAAACGGAATTGAAATCCTGCCCATCTCTATAGAAAGCCTTATTGTATTGTCCTCTTTAGAATTCATTCACAGAGATCCTTTCGATAGAATAATGATTGCTCAATTTATTTTTGGGAAACTAACATTCATAACAAAAGATGAATTCATGCCAAAATATGACATAAAAACTATTTGGTAA
- a CDS encoding DUF2797 domain-containing protein yields MTYQGVLSKMQTEFGNPIQYYLVFENSFLNMNQLLNKELEINFEGYQCLNCNKKKKIFRQGFCYDCFYSSPAVGDWIMKPELSTAHLGIADRDLEYEQKVQLQPHIVYLALSSEVKVGVTRKTQMPTRWIDQGATQAISIVEVPNRYLAGITEVALKNHYADKTNWRKMLQNDVLPVDLIAEKLKLENLIPAEVQEFYHLDKNDLYEMHFPVLSYPKKIASLSLEKTPHFTGKLAGIKGQYLIFEDGTVFNVRGFEGYVVSINV; encoded by the coding sequence ATGACATACCAAGGAGTACTTTCTAAAATGCAGACAGAATTCGGGAATCCCATCCAATATTATCTGGTTTTCGAAAACAGTTTTTTAAACATGAATCAGCTGTTAAACAAGGAGCTGGAAATTAATTTTGAAGGCTACCAATGTTTGAACTGCAATAAAAAGAAGAAAATTTTCCGTCAGGGATTCTGTTACGACTGCTTTTATTCGAGTCCGGCAGTGGGCGACTGGATCATGAAACCCGAGCTGAGTACCGCACATCTTGGCATTGCCGACCGTGATTTGGAATACGAACAAAAAGTGCAGTTACAGCCTCACATCGTTTATTTGGCCTTGTCCAGCGAAGTCAAAGTAGGGGTAACACGCAAAACGCAAATGCCTACAAGATGGATTGATCAGGGAGCGACTCAGGCGATTTCAATCGTCGAAGTGCCCAACCGATATTTGGCTGGAATCACCGAGGTTGCCCTAAAAAATCATTATGCTGATAAAACCAACTGGCGTAAAATGCTTCAAAACGATGTCCTGCCTGTTGATTTAATTGCCGAGAAATTAAAGCTTGAAAATCTCATCCCAGCCGAAGTGCAGGAATTTTATCATTTGGACAAAAATGACTTGTACGAAATGCATTTCCCAGTTTTAAGTTATCCCAAAAAAATAGCCAGCTTAAGTCTGGAGAAAACACCTCATTTCACAGGAAAGCTGGCAGGAATCAAAGGGCAGTACCTGATTTTTGAAGACGGAACTGTTTTCAATGTACGTGGTTTTGAAGGTTATGTAGTTTCGATTAATGTATAA
- a CDS encoding GH3 auxin-responsive promoter family protein, translating into MPLSIINSIASWFLKQRIHQIELFLKYPNEVQEELLMNLIRSSEETVFGRQYEYSSIKSYKTFSERVPISSYEDLEPFIERTRQGEQNVLWNTPVKWFAKSSGTTNAKSKFIPVSNEALEDCHYKGSKDLLCLYLNNNEESEMFVGKSLRLGGSSQIYENKNTFFGDLSAILIENMPIWAEFSSTPSSKISLMSEWETKMNAIIKETLNENVTSFAGVPSWMLVLMNKVLEETGKTNLMEVWPNLEVYFHGGVSFDPYRDQYQKILPQNQFKYYEIYNASEGFFAIQDINGSSDLLLMLDYGIFYEFIPMDTFGTPDQKAIRLADVELFKNYAMVITTNGGLWRYLIGDTVRFTSLDPYRVRVTGRTKHHINVFGEELMVENTDQAIAKTCKITQTEVVDYTVAPIFMKDKEKGAHEWMIEFKQEPKDITAFQKILDETLQSLNSDYEAKRYNNMTLNPLVINVARERLFYDWLKECNKLGGQHKIPRLSNKRDYLEQLKKMQHFVNF; encoded by the coding sequence ATGCCTTTATCCATTATAAATTCTATCGCTTCTTGGTTCTTGAAACAAAGAATTCACCAAATTGAGCTTTTCCTGAAGTATCCAAATGAGGTTCAGGAAGAATTGCTGATGAATTTAATTCGGTCATCCGAAGAAACGGTTTTTGGCAGACAATACGAGTATTCCTCAATAAAATCATACAAAACCTTTAGCGAAAGAGTTCCGATTTCTTCCTACGAAGATTTGGAACCATTTATAGAACGTACCCGTCAGGGCGAACAAAACGTGCTCTGGAACACTCCCGTAAAATGGTTTGCCAAATCCAGCGGTACTACCAATGCCAAAAGCAAATTTATCCCGGTAAGCAATGAAGCGCTCGAAGATTGTCATTACAAAGGCAGTAAAGATCTGCTGTGTTTGTATTTGAACAACAATGAAGAATCGGAGATGTTTGTAGGCAAAAGTCTGCGTCTTGGAGGCAGTTCCCAGATTTATGAAAACAAGAATACTTTTTTTGGCGATTTATCGGCCATCTTGATTGAAAACATGCCTATCTGGGCTGAATTCAGCAGTACGCCAAGCAGTAAAATTTCCTTAATGAGCGAATGGGAAACCAAAATGAATGCTATCATCAAGGAAACCCTAAATGAAAATGTGACGAGCTTTGCCGGTGTTCCTTCCTGGATGCTGGTACTTATGAATAAAGTATTGGAAGAAACCGGAAAAACAAACCTAATGGAAGTCTGGCCCAACTTGGAAGTATACTTTCACGGAGGTGTGAGTTTTGACCCGTACCGTGATCAATACCAAAAAATTCTTCCGCAAAACCAATTCAAATATTACGAAATTTACAATGCTTCCGAAGGCTTTTTTGCCATTCAGGACATAAATGGCTCCAGCGATTTACTGTTAATGCTGGACTATGGAATTTTTTATGAATTTATTCCAATGGACACTTTTGGCACACCAGACCAAAAAGCAATTCGATTAGCCGATGTTGAATTGTTTAAGAACTACGCTATGGTGATTACTACCAATGGCGGTTTGTGGCGTTATTTAATTGGTGACACTGTACGTTTTACTTCTTTGGATCCTTATCGCGTTCGAGTGACTGGACGCACCAAACATCACATCAATGTTTTTGGAGAAGAATTAATGGTCGAAAATACTGATCAGGCTATTGCCAAAACCTGCAAAATAACCCAAACCGAGGTAGTCGATTATACGGTTGCGCCTATTTTTATGAAAGACAAGGAAAAAGGAGCTCATGAATGGATGATTGAATTCAAACAGGAACCAAAAGACATCACCGCTTTTCAAAAAATTCTAGACGAAACTTTACAGTCTTTAAACTCTGATTACGAAGCCAAACGCTACAACAATATGACACTGAATCCGCTGGTGATTAATGTCGCCAGAGAGCGTTTATTTTATGATTGGCTCAAAGAATGCAATAAACTGGGAGGTCAGCACAAAATCCCCCGTTTATCCAACAAAAGAGACTATCTTGAGCAATTGAAAAAAATGCAGCACTTTGTTAACTTCTAA
- the vapB gene encoding type II toxin-antitoxin system VapB family antitoxin yields the protein MKINNLHLKIDQLPFSLQEEVNIFIDQLLAKLPEKKEKKQPVYGSMKGKIKILDGFDDPLEDFKDYI from the coding sequence ATGAAAATTAATAATTTACATTTAAAAATTGACCAATTACCTTTTTCTTTACAAGAGGAAGTAAATATTTTTATTGATCAATTATTAGCCAAACTACCAGAAAAAAAAGAAAAGAAACAGCCTGTTTATGGATCTATGAAAGGAAAAATTAAAATTCTTGATGGTTTTGACGATCCTTTGGAAGATTTTAAAGATTACATATAA
- a CDS encoding SRPBCC family protein has product MKVLKFIGIGIVGIIALLLIIAMVVPKDYSISASTTINKPQAVVFDYVKMIKNQEKYSVWVMKDPNVKIEYTGIDGTVGAKSSWVSLDDNVGEGSQQITKITDSRIDVALHFEKPMKGDNTAATIVEAVSDNQTKLTNEFYGHADYPLNLMSFVFKGFVKKDQEQNLANVKKILESQP; this is encoded by the coding sequence ATGAAAGTGCTGAAATTTATAGGGATTGGAATAGTTGGAATTATTGCTTTGCTTTTGATTATAGCAATGGTTGTTCCAAAAGATTATTCGATATCGGCTTCTACAACAATTAATAAACCGCAGGCAGTGGTTTTTGATTATGTGAAAATGATTAAAAATCAGGAAAAATACAGTGTCTGGGTAATGAAAGATCCAAACGTAAAAATCGAATATACAGGAATTGACGGAACTGTGGGGGCCAAATCCTCCTGGGTGAGTCTGGATGATAACGTAGGCGAAGGTTCTCAGCAGATTACAAAAATAACAGACAGCAGAATTGATGTTGCTTTACATTTTGAAAAACCTATGAAAGGTGATAATACAGCCGCTACAATTGTCGAAGCTGTTTCTGATAATCAGACCAAACTGACTAACGAATTTTACGGACATGCTGATTATCCTCTTAATTTAATGTCTTTTGTCTTTAAAGGTTTTGTCAAAAAAGACCAAGAACAAAATTTGGCAAATGTGAAAAAGATTTTGGAAAGCCAGCCTTAA
- a CDS encoding VOC family protein, with protein MEDSKNKPEDTTPKVTGIGGIFFFSDNPSETREWYAKNLGLDVNEWGSTFESRNIDKPNEVNQLQWSPFQSGSEYFSPSKKEFMINYRVQNIEELVGNLRANGVTILDEMETFDYGKFIHIMDSEGNKIELWEPIDEVR; from the coding sequence ATGGAAGATTCAAAAAACAAACCAGAAGACACAACTCCAAAAGTAACAGGAATCGGCGGGATTTTCTTTTTCTCTGACAATCCTTCAGAAACCAGAGAATGGTATGCTAAAAACTTAGGGCTTGATGTCAATGAATGGGGTTCCACTTTCGAATCTCGAAATATAGACAAACCCAATGAAGTAAATCAATTGCAGTGGAGTCCTTTTCAGAGCGGAAGTGAGTATTTTTCTCCATCCAAAAAGGAATTCATGATTAATTACAGAGTTCAAAATATCGAGGAACTTGTGGGAAATCTGAGAGCCAACGGCGTGACTATCCTTGATGAAATGGAAACCTTCGATTATGGAAAATTCATTCACATCATGGACTCTGAAGGAAATAAAATAGAACTTTGGGAACCAATTGATGAGGTTAGGTAA
- a CDS encoding AsmA-like C-terminal region-containing protein yields the protein MLKKILKIAGIVLVVFTASLFAIPYFFKDQIKAKITEAINEKVDAKISFADADLSLFKNFPKATVVLDKLLIINKAPFEGDTLVSLGELNLKMSIKELFKGKEEAMEIEGITSKNGFINIIFNKEGIGNFDIALKDNKPKEDTKSDPMSLKIQKYQIENFKFQYFDEGSQMRMIIDSLNHEGTGDFSGSKLDLDTKSTAKVSFDMGKINYMKNVALSLDAVLGIDLEKSKYTFKENKALINQLPLEFDGFIQMAEAGQVYDLKFKTPTSSFKNFLGLIPAAYSSSLEGVKTTGDFTVNGFAKGTLTDTTIPKFNIAIASNNGSFQYPNLPKSVQSIVIDTKIVNETGIMNDTYVNLDKLSFRIDQDVFDAKANIKNISTNALVDAALKGTINLANLSKAYPIKLEKPLTGILKANVTTKFDMASVEKSQYQNINNAGTIGLTGFNYDDGNGKNMTISNALVQFNPSQVNLKQFNAKTGKSDLSVTGVLDNFYGFMFRKQELKGNFNLSSNQLAVSDFMTASTAPANAETTEAKETTKKTAKSEPLKIPAFLNCTLTAKANTVLYDNLTLKAVSGKMTIKDEKVSLTDVKTSIFGGTIGANGSVSTKGKTPVFDMDLNLNQVDIQQSFTQLDMLKKIAPIAGIVNGKINTTIKLNGNLDAAEMTPDLKTISGDLIGQLLSTTINSNNSTVLKALTSNVKFVDLNKVNLNDIKAALTFKDGKVNVKPFEIKYQDIKATVGGSHGFDQNMDYNIKFNVPAKYLGKEANAFISKMSPADAAKFENIPVTALMTGNFSNPKISTDMKTVMTNLTKELAKQQSDKLLKKGTSELEKLLSKNQKTDTDTTKTNTQKEDIKKKAGDLLNGLFKKKKPAEPTTPQN from the coding sequence ATGCTAAAGAAAATTCTAAAAATCGCCGGAATTGTATTAGTTGTATTTACAGCTTCTTTATTTGCAATTCCATATTTCTTTAAAGACCAAATAAAAGCCAAAATTACTGAGGCTATCAACGAAAAAGTAGACGCCAAGATTTCTTTTGCAGATGCTGATTTGAGTTTATTCAAAAATTTCCCCAAAGCTACAGTTGTTTTAGACAAGCTGTTAATTATCAACAAAGCTCCATTTGAAGGAGACACATTGGTTTCATTGGGAGAATTGAACTTAAAAATGTCTATCAAAGAATTATTTAAGGGAAAGGAAGAAGCCATGGAAATAGAAGGAATAACATCTAAAAATGGTTTTATTAATATTATATTCAACAAAGAAGGAATTGGAAATTTTGATATTGCTCTAAAGGACAACAAACCCAAAGAAGATACCAAAAGTGATCCAATGTCATTGAAAATTCAGAAATATCAAATTGAGAATTTCAAGTTTCAATATTTTGATGAAGGATCGCAGATGAGAATGATTATTGACAGTTTAAACCATGAAGGAACAGGAGATTTTAGCGGTTCAAAGCTGGATTTAGACACCAAATCGACTGCCAAAGTATCATTTGACATGGGCAAAATCAATTACATGAAAAACGTTGCACTGTCACTGGATGCCGTTCTTGGTATTGATTTAGAGAAAAGCAAATATACTTTCAAAGAGAATAAAGCCTTAATCAATCAGCTCCCATTAGAATTTGACGGTTTTATACAAATGGCCGAAGCAGGACAAGTGTATGACCTGAAATTCAAAACACCAACTTCTTCTTTCAAAAACTTCTTAGGACTGATTCCTGCTGCTTATTCTTCCAGCTTGGAAGGCGTAAAAACTACAGGAGATTTTACGGTTAATGGTTTTGCAAAAGGCACACTTACGGACACTACTATTCCAAAATTCAATATTGCCATTGCTTCCAATAATGGATCATTTCAATATCCGAACCTGCCAAAATCGGTGCAAAGCATTGTAATTGACACCAAAATCGTAAATGAAACCGGTATCATGAATGACACTTATGTTAATCTGGACAAACTTTCTTTTAGAATCGATCAAGACGTTTTTGATGCCAAAGCCAATATAAAAAATATCAGTACCAATGCACTTGTTGACGCTGCTTTGAAAGGAACTATCAATTTAGCCAATCTTTCTAAAGCCTATCCTATAAAACTTGAAAAACCGCTTACCGGTATCCTTAAAGCCAATGTAACCACCAAATTTGACATGGCTTCAGTTGAAAAAAGCCAGTATCAAAACATCAATAATGCAGGAACTATCGGCTTAACAGGATTTAATTATGATGACGGAAACGGCAAAAACATGACCATCAGCAATGCTTTGGTACAATTCAACCCAAGTCAGGTTAACCTGAAACAATTTAATGCCAAAACAGGGAAAAGCGACCTTAGCGTAACAGGAGTTTTAGACAATTTTTATGGCTTTATGTTCAGGAAACAAGAGCTGAAAGGAAATTTCAATTTATCATCCAATCAGCTTGCTGTAAGCGATTTTATGACTGCCAGCACAGCTCCCGCTAATGCTGAAACAACAGAAGCAAAAGAAACTACAAAAAAAACAGCTAAATCTGAGCCTTTAAAAATACCGGCTTTCTTAAATTGTACGCTTACCGCAAAAGCAAATACGGTTTTGTACGACAACCTGACATTGAAAGCTGTTTCGGGTAAAATGACCATTAAAGATGAAAAAGTTTCCTTGACAGATGTAAAAACATCCATTTTTGGAGGAACAATTGGAGCCAATGGTTCTGTTTCGACCAAAGGAAAAACGCCGGTTTTTGATATGGATTTAAATTTAAATCAAGTTGATATCCAGCAGAGTTTTACCCAATTGGATATGCTGAAAAAAATAGCCCCAATTGCAGGTATCGTAAATGGAAAAATAAACACCACTATCAAATTAAACGGAAATCTGGACGCTGCAGAAATGACTCCGGATTTGAAAACAATTTCAGGAGATTTGATCGGGCAATTGCTTTCAACAACTATAAATTCGAATAATTCGACAGTATTAAAAGCGTTGACTTCCAATGTTAAATTTGTTGATTTAAATAAAGTAAATCTTAATGACATCAAGGCTGCATTGACTTTTAAAGATGGAAAAGTAAATGTCAAACCATTTGAAATAAAATATCAGGATATAAAAGCGACTGTTGGCGGCAGCCATGGTTTTGATCAAAATATGGATTACAATATCAAGTTTAATGTTCCTGCTAAATATTTAGGCAAAGAAGCCAATGCTTTTATTTCGAAAATGTCTCCAGCCGATGCTGCGAAATTTGAGAATATTCCGGTAACTGCATTAATGACTGGTAATTTCAGTAATCCTAAAATCTCAACCGATATGAAAACCGTGATGACTAACCTCACGAAAGAATTAGCCAAGCAGCAATCGGATAAACTGCTGAAAAAAGGAACTTCAGAACTAGAAAAATTATTGAGTAAAAACCAAAAAACGGATACCGACACTACTAAAACCAATACTCAAAAAGAAGATATTAAAAAGAAAGCCGGCGATTTACTAAATGGTTTATTCAAAAAGAAAAAACCAGCAGAGCCAACAACACCTCAAAATTAA